A genomic window from Glaciihabitans sp. INWT7 includes:
- a CDS encoding inositol-3-phosphate synthase, with the protein MSLKVAIAGVGNCANSLIQGVTFYADADETQVVPGLMHTRFGGYAIGDITFVAAFDVDAAKVGLDMADAMWASQNNTLRFAEVANTGVLVQRGPTLDGLGEYYRELVEESSAPAVDVAQALRDSGAEVLVCYLPVGSEEGAKFYAQAALDAGVAFVNALPVFIASDPVWAQKFVDAGVPIVGDDIKSQLGATITHRVLARLFEERGLVLDRTYQLNVGGNMDFKNMLERRRLESKKISKTQSVTSNIEAQLNSRDVHIGPSDHIPWLDDRKLAFVRLEGHGFGNAPTSLEYKLEVWDSPNSAGVVIDAIRAAKIALDAGLGGPVEAASAYFMKSPAKQYADPVARELLEQFIRDHA; encoded by the coding sequence ATGTCCCTGAAAGTTGCCATCGCCGGTGTCGGAAACTGCGCCAACTCCCTCATCCAGGGCGTCACGTTCTATGCGGACGCGGATGAGACCCAGGTCGTCCCTGGCCTCATGCACACGCGCTTCGGCGGCTATGCGATAGGCGACATCACCTTCGTCGCGGCCTTCGACGTGGATGCCGCGAAGGTGGGCCTCGACATGGCGGACGCGATGTGGGCGAGCCAGAACAACACGCTTCGCTTTGCCGAGGTCGCGAACACCGGCGTGCTCGTGCAGCGCGGACCCACCCTCGACGGTCTCGGGGAGTATTACCGCGAACTGGTCGAGGAGTCTTCCGCTCCCGCGGTCGATGTCGCGCAGGCCCTGCGCGACTCCGGTGCCGAGGTGCTGGTCTGCTACCTGCCGGTCGGATCTGAGGAGGGCGCCAAGTTCTACGCCCAGGCCGCGCTGGATGCCGGTGTCGCCTTTGTCAACGCGTTGCCCGTGTTCATCGCGAGCGATCCGGTATGGGCGCAGAAGTTCGTGGACGCCGGCGTGCCGATCGTCGGCGACGACATCAAGAGCCAGCTCGGCGCGACGATCACCCACCGCGTGCTCGCCCGGTTATTCGAAGAGCGGGGCCTCGTGCTCGACCGCACCTATCAGCTCAACGTCGGCGGCAACATGGACTTCAAGAACATGCTCGAACGCCGGCGACTCGAGTCGAAGAAGATCTCGAAGACCCAGTCGGTCACCAGCAACATCGAGGCACAGCTCAACTCCCGTGACGTGCACATCGGCCCGAGCGACCACATCCCGTGGCTCGATGACCGCAAGCTCGCCTTTGTGCGCCTCGAGGGCCATGGTTTCGGAAATGCCCCCACCTCTCTCGAATACAAGCTGGAGGTGTGGGACTCGCCCAACTCCGCCGGGGTCGTGATCGACGCCATCCGCGCCGCGAAGATCGCGCTGGATGCCGGGCTGGGCGGCCCGGTCGAGGCGGCATCCGCCTACTTCATGAAGAGCCCGGCGAAGCAGTACGCCGACCCGGTGGCGCGCGAGCTGCTCGAGCAGTTCATCCGCGACCACGCCTGA